The following are encoded in a window of Prevotella melaninogenica genomic DNA:
- a CDS encoding isochorismatase family protein, whose translation MKKLLLIVDPQVDFITGTLPVGGAEEAMDALATYVKEHGDEYIVKIATSDWHPYHHCSFADEGGQWSRHCVQHSVGAAIWESLLVALNESKGGFTLLYKGDSIDKDEYSIMQNNASADILARLIKALKIDQIDICGLAGDICVLNTAKDIKAFFEGVKLNVLESYSPSLDGGAALSAFVESLK comes from the coding sequence ATGAAAAAGCTATTGTTAATAGTCGACCCACAGGTAGACTTCATTACTGGTACACTCCCTGTGGGAGGTGCTGAGGAGGCGATGGATGCACTTGCTACGTATGTGAAGGAACATGGTGATGAGTATATTGTGAAGATTGCCACGTCCGATTGGCATCCTTATCATCACTGCTCTTTTGCTGACGAGGGCGGACAATGGTCTCGTCATTGTGTGCAACATTCGGTTGGTGCAGCAATCTGGGAGTCGTTATTGGTTGCTCTTAACGAGTCAAAGGGTGGCTTTACCTTATTATATAAGGGTGATAGCATTGATAAGGACGAGTATTCTATCATGCAAAATAATGCGTCAGCAGATATTCTCGCTCGGTTGATTAAGGCGTTGAAAATAGATCAGATAGATATCTGTGGATTGGCTGGCGACATCTGTGTGTTGAATACCGCAAAAGACATAAAGGCATTTTTCGAGGGTGTAAAGCTCAACGTTCTTGAGTCTTATTCACCTTCTTTAGATGGAGGGGCTGCATTAAGTGCTTTTGTGGAAAGCCTGAAATAA
- a CDS encoding DUF421 domain-containing protein, with protein MIEFIQPYIGITLKLVTGMIGILAFLRITGKAQMAQLTPLDTVSAFVIGALVGGVLYNPDMSIWHILFALAVWTGFNMLVRFAMRSARLRHIIKGESVFLVKNGVINFKNFKRNSLEMEQFRLLLRQKGIFSMFEVEDVLFEANGAVTVLPTGKTADSFLLVNNGEFVSSGLKQSGRSQAWALRVIKKNGFNGPGELFCMEWTPGTGIYFVTYDGHVKRGVVEVDAQEIEPDNAQV; from the coding sequence ATGATTGAGTTTATTCAGCCTTATATAGGCATTACCTTGAAACTTGTTACGGGTATGATAGGTATTTTGGCATTCTTGCGTATTACAGGAAAAGCCCAAATGGCACAGCTTACGCCACTTGATACCGTGAGTGCCTTTGTGATTGGTGCCTTGGTCGGTGGTGTCTTGTATAATCCTGATATGTCTATATGGCATATTCTCTTTGCTTTGGCAGTATGGACAGGCTTTAATATGCTCGTGCGCTTTGCTATGCGTTCTGCTCGTCTACGTCATATTATCAAAGGAGAGAGCGTTTTCCTTGTGAAGAATGGCGTTATTAACTTTAAGAATTTTAAGCGTAATAGCCTTGAAATGGAGCAGTTCCGTTTGCTATTAAGACAAAAGGGAATCTTCTCTATGTTTGAAGTTGAGGATGTTTTGTTTGAAGCAAATGGTGCGGTGACAGTCCTTCCAACAGGCAAGACAGCTGATTCATTCTTACTTGTTAACAATGGTGAGTTCGTTTCGAGTGGTCTTAAGCAGAGTGGTCGTTCACAGGCATGGGCATTACGCGTTATCAAGAAGAATGGTTTTAATGGTCCAGGAGAACTCTTCTGTATGGAATGGACACCGGGTACGGGTATTTATTTTGTTACTTACGATGGTCACGTTAAGCGTGGAGTGGTAGAAGTAGATGCTCAAGAGATTGAGCCAGACAACGCACAAGTATAA
- a CDS encoding GYF domain-containing protein produces the protein MEYYIKINEEKRGPYSLNELAERKLDETSLVMPTDGVEWVPANQIEELRTLFESKESINKTEKTEEIPFVEARPIIPTAQQEAVQQSQPAPKKKSHAGCLIGILLTLIILVAVMVVTCPKTEQHKEVLSTVITTTVNDAVNDNDNLTGNTFIDNAFKTVSNAFAGKVIETAVDNLVTVDNYVVCSLGKVHYDGKDHIVSLGVFGHIFTVDEDDLREAAELYYKKEEINMKEQLKKKAQKMLQENIIAPAASAIEGLLGSAMDGLLDEIGLDNQPSKSSKKKTLEADSI, from the coding sequence ATGGAATACTATATCAAGATTAATGAAGAAAAGAGAGGTCCTTATAGCCTCAACGAATTAGCCGAACGTAAGTTGGATGAAACGTCATTGGTTATGCCAACAGATGGTGTAGAATGGGTTCCTGCCAACCAGATAGAAGAACTCCGCACACTCTTTGAGAGCAAAGAATCTATCAATAAGACAGAGAAAACAGAAGAGATACCTTTTGTTGAGGCAAGACCTATCATACCAACAGCACAACAAGAAGCCGTTCAGCAATCACAACCAGCACCTAAGAAGAAGAGTCACGCTGGTTGTCTTATCGGTATTTTGCTCACACTTATCATCTTGGTTGCAGTCATGGTTGTTACTTGTCCAAAGACAGAACAACACAAGGAGGTCCTCTCTACCGTTATCACCACGACTGTGAACGATGCTGTAAATGACAACGATAATCTTACAGGCAACACCTTCATCGATAATGCTTTCAAAACAGTCAGCAATGCCTTTGCTGGTAAGGTGATTGAAACAGCTGTTGATAACCTCGTCACTGTCGATAACTATGTTGTATGTTCATTAGGTAAGGTACACTATGATGGCAAAGATCATATCGTATCTTTAGGTGTCTTCGGGCATATCTTTACTGTAGATGAAGATGACCTTCGGGAAGCTGCAGAGCTGTATTACAAGAAGGAAGAAATCAACATGAAGGAACAACTTAAGAAGAAAGCACAGAAGATGTTGCAGGAAAATATTATTGCCCCTGCAGCCTCAGCTATCGAAGGACTATTAGGAAGTGCTATGGACGGTCTTCTTGATGAAATCGGTTTAGATAATCAACCCTCAAAATCAAGTAAGAAAAAGACTTTGGAAGCTGACTCTATCTAA
- a CDS encoding DUF481 domain-containing protein codes for MKKKILLSLLVLLAHLPIYSQMLFSENLTMDIDSTKTIQGTLLPVLDFKTEKENILTLKNTANLNLLIKHKRVINLINKLEFSTYGKKVTVSGGFVHVEYRYLLSHAFEVYPYAESQWAESRGMEYKISTGLLSRYRIINKEKYLMFASAGMFYEFEKWEDPTPNAAPSHVYSRSIKSHLSVSFKQHLGEHWELTTTAIHQAKPDSYFKEARFGGAADLRYNITPKIGINGAYRVIYDTAPIVPIRKTYTSVEAGLSVSF; via the coding sequence ATGAAAAAGAAAATACTTCTATCGCTATTAGTACTCTTGGCTCATCTCCCAATATACTCACAAATGCTCTTTTCTGAGAATCTTACAATGGACATAGATAGTACAAAGACGATACAAGGAACTCTTTTACCTGTACTGGATTTTAAGACAGAAAAGGAAAATATTCTCACACTCAAGAATACCGCTAATCTCAACCTCTTAATAAAGCACAAGCGTGTTATCAACTTAATAAACAAGTTGGAGTTTTCCACTTACGGCAAGAAAGTAACGGTAAGTGGTGGATTTGTACACGTTGAATATCGTTATCTACTCAGCCATGCTTTTGAGGTTTACCCTTATGCTGAGTCACAATGGGCAGAAAGTCGTGGAATGGAATACAAGATTTCAACAGGATTACTATCACGCTATAGGATTATAAACAAAGAAAAGTATCTTATGTTTGCATCAGCGGGTATGTTCTATGAATTTGAGAAATGGGAAGATCCAACTCCTAATGCAGCCCCATCACATGTTTATAGTCGTAGCATAAAAAGTCACCTATCAGTAAGTTTCAAACAGCATTTAGGCGAACACTGGGAACTAACAACCACAGCTATTCATCAGGCGAAGCCAGATAGTTACTTTAAGGAAGCACGATTCGGTGGTGCAGCAGACCTAAGGTATAACATTACACCAAAGATTGGAATTAATGGTGCTTATCGTGTTATCTACGACACAGCACCAATTGTACCAATTAGAAAGACTTATACAAGCGTAGAGGCGGGGCTTAGTGTATCCTTCTAA
- a CDS encoding endonuclease/exonuclease/phosphatase family protein: MRILLTFFFLLSSFLSVAQSRLTIVELNTENLFDTRHDTLKNDHEFLPDSPRHWTRTKYWQKLNRIGQTIIACGEDSSGWILPDIVGLCEVENDSVLFDLTRRSLLRKARYEYVMTASNDARGIDVALLYSPFSFRLIKADTIRVIPMKEMRPTRDILHVEGEIESGDTLHVFLLHAPSRMGGELYSRPFRMHVMERLCSAIDSLRSAYTDPKLLVMGDFNDYADSPSLQLAYEYGLINISAGVHGRNGAKGTYRYHGEWGSLDQILVSVNLRSWVTDCRINDAPFLLEEDTKYGGVKPRRNYNGMRFNNGFSDHLPLVLRLQY; this comes from the coding sequence ATGCGTATATTGTTAACTTTTTTCTTCTTGTTGAGTTCTTTTTTATCAGTAGCTCAAAGTCGTTTGACGATTGTCGAACTCAATACCGAGAATTTGTTTGATACTCGACACGATACTTTGAAGAATGATCATGAGTTCTTACCTGACTCTCCTCGCCATTGGACACGTACGAAGTATTGGCAAAAACTGAATAGAATAGGGCAGACAATCATTGCTTGTGGCGAAGACAGTAGTGGTTGGATACTGCCAGATATTGTAGGTTTATGCGAGGTAGAGAACGATAGTGTACTCTTTGACCTTACTCGTCGATCTTTGTTGCGTAAGGCTCGTTATGAATATGTGATGACAGCTTCGAATGATGCACGTGGTATAGATGTGGCGTTATTGTATTCTCCTTTTTCCTTCCGATTGATAAAAGCCGATACGATACGAGTCATACCCATGAAGGAAATGCGCCCAACTCGAGATATTCTACATGTAGAAGGTGAAATAGAAAGCGGTGATACGCTACACGTTTTCCTCCTTCATGCACCAAGTCGAATGGGTGGTGAACTTTATTCTCGTCCTTTTAGAATGCACGTAATGGAGCGATTGTGTAGTGCTATAGACTCTCTTCGTAGTGCGTATACAGACCCGAAACTGTTAGTGATGGGCGACTTTAATGATTATGCAGATAGTCCTTCGCTACAACTTGCGTATGAATATGGATTGATTAATATATCTGCGGGAGTGCACGGACGTAATGGGGCGAAAGGAACTTATCGTTATCATGGAGAATGGGGAAGTCTGGACCAGATACTCGTAAGTGTAAACCTGCGTTCGTGGGTAACAGATTGCCGTATCAATGATGCACCGTTTCTATTAGAAGAAGATACAAAATACGGCGGAGTAAAGCCCCGCCGTAATTATAATGGTATGCGTTTTAATAATGGATTTAGCGACCATCTTCCACTTGTTCTGCGTCTTCAATATTAA
- a CDS encoding bifunctional 3-deoxy-7-phosphoheptulonate synthase/chorismate mutase type II, producing MELELEPLRLPSDKERPLVIAGPCSAETEEQVMSTARNLAAKGCHIFRAGVWKPRTKPGGFEGNGEMALPWMQRVKEETGMMISTEVATPEHVEVALKYGMDILWVGARTSANPFAMQALADALQGIDIPVLVKNPVNPDLELWIGALQRLNQAGLKRLGVIHRGFSSYEKKIYRNTPMWQIPIELRRRIPGLPIICDPSHIGGRRDLIAPLCQQAMDLGFDGLIVESHCTPEKAWSDAEQQVTPDILDYILSLLVVRDHASTTEGLRFLRAQIDEIDNSLMGLLAKRFRICREIGAFKKEHNMTILQAGRYSEILEKRGAQASLCGMDANFAAQVFELIHEESVRQQLEVVNK from the coding sequence ATGGAATTAGAGTTAGAGCCTTTGCGACTTCCGAGCGATAAAGAACGTCCGTTAGTGATTGCAGGGCCTTGTTCGGCAGAAACAGAAGAACAGGTGATGTCTACGGCACGTAATCTTGCAGCCAAGGGGTGCCATATCTTCCGTGCTGGTGTATGGAAACCACGTACGAAACCGGGTGGTTTTGAGGGTAATGGAGAGATGGCTTTACCATGGATGCAGCGTGTAAAGGAAGAGACTGGTATGATGATTTCAACCGAGGTGGCGACACCTGAGCATGTTGAAGTGGCTCTGAAATATGGTATGGATATTCTTTGGGTAGGTGCAAGAACATCTGCTAACCCCTTTGCTATGCAGGCTTTGGCTGATGCTTTGCAAGGAATAGATATCCCTGTATTGGTAAAGAACCCTGTCAATCCTGATCTTGAACTGTGGATTGGTGCACTTCAAAGACTTAATCAAGCCGGCTTGAAACGTTTAGGAGTTATTCATCGAGGTTTCTCAAGCTATGAAAAGAAAATTTATCGAAATACCCCTATGTGGCAGATTCCTATAGAGTTGCGTAGAAGAATACCAGGACTTCCTATAATCTGTGACCCAAGTCATATTGGTGGTCGTCGCGATTTGATAGCACCACTATGTCAGCAAGCTATGGACTTAGGCTTTGATGGTTTGATAGTAGAGAGTCATTGTACTCCAGAGAAGGCGTGGAGCGATGCAGAACAGCAGGTAACTCCTGATATTCTTGATTATATTCTGTCCCTTTTGGTAGTGCGTGATCATGCCTCTACAACTGAAGGATTAAGATTTCTTCGTGCGCAAATAGACGAAATTGACAACTCCTTAATGGGACTTCTTGCCAAGCGTTTCCGCATTTGTCGTGAGATAGGAGCCTTTAAAAAAGAGCATAATATGACCATTCTTCAAGCTGGTAGATATAGCGAAATCCTCGAGAAGCGTGGCGCGCAAGCAAGTCTTTGCGGTATGGATGCCAACTTTGCAGCCCAGGTCTTTGAGCTAATACATGAGGAGAGTGTACGTCAGCAGTTGGAGGTTGTGAATAAGTAG
- a CDS encoding aldose epimerase: MKQLYAILTVAMLSVVLCSHAQEQVQIRLVNGNGMEAVISNYGARLVSLTAHNWNGRLEPVVKGYTNKEEYLKDRTLGATLIYFGKNSEETLSGKMWELVSSDNQSVTLRYVTSQGENGLDGKLNATVTYTLSDQNALDVDYRIATTAETKLEVTNGICFNLSGEMHRSILKQHLWVDAVQINTYNAQRQLTGVLQRIKNTPFDFTKPREIGERIKSTSKGYDIAYQLRHPDNMQKAAAILFDAQSGRAMTVYSSEPTLNINTYGKESCGISLQPIHAGYNSGMEKVSNELHPGQVFHGATVFFFTTDPPLIMRTK, from the coding sequence ATGAAGCAGTTATATGCAATACTGACAGTAGCAATGCTTAGCGTTGTTCTCTGTTCACACGCACAAGAGCAGGTACAAATCCGACTTGTGAACGGAAACGGTATGGAGGCAGTTATCAGTAACTATGGTGCTCGCCTTGTCTCGCTTACTGCCCACAACTGGAATGGTAGGTTGGAGCCTGTCGTAAAGGGATATACCAATAAGGAGGAGTATCTGAAAGATAGAACCTTAGGTGCTACGCTCATCTACTTTGGCAAGAATAGTGAGGAGACACTATCAGGCAAGATGTGGGAACTTGTTAGTTCTGACAACCAATCGGTTACGCTGCGATATGTGACTTCACAAGGAGAGAATGGATTAGATGGAAAGTTAAACGCCACAGTTACTTACACCCTATCTGACCAAAACGCCCTTGATGTAGACTATCGTATTGCAACAACAGCTGAAACAAAGTTGGAAGTAACAAATGGTATTTGTTTCAACTTATCAGGAGAGATGCACCGCTCTATCCTCAAACAACACCTTTGGGTTGATGCTGTTCAGATAAACACCTACAACGCTCAAAGACAGTTGACAGGTGTACTTCAACGTATAAAGAACACACCATTCGACTTTACAAAACCAAGAGAAATTGGTGAGCGTATCAAGAGTACGAGTAAAGGATATGACATCGCCTATCAGTTGCGACACCCCGATAACATGCAGAAGGCGGCAGCAATTCTCTTTGATGCACAAAGTGGACGTGCTATGACGGTCTATTCAAGTGAACCAACACTCAATATTAACACATATGGTAAGGAGAGTTGCGGTATCTCATTACAGCCAATTCATGCTGGATATAATAGTGGTATGGAGAAAGTAAGTAACGAATTGCATCCTGGTCAGGTCTTCCATGGGGCTACAGTATTCTTCTTCACAACTGATCCTCCACTAATTATGCGCACCAAGTAA
- a CDS encoding heavy metal translocating P-type ATPase, producing the protein MKQTIPVIGMACSSCSANIEKKLNTLKGVNSASVSLPGRSALIDFNPQVISLEKMKAEINALGYDLVIDKETSVDEIEKREYVLLKRKTVLSWLFSIAVMCVSMRWIDLGSRDIANQVALLIALANMLYCGRQFYVSSFRQLLHGSANMDTLVALSTGIAFLFSTFNTFWGDAVWMSRGVVWHTYFDASVMIITFVLTGRLLEEKAKDGTASSIRQMMGMAPKTAHIVDGDKIEEVPISTIEVGDVLEVRPGEKVPVDGDVIWAESFMTADAAYVDESMITGEPTPAEKKKGAKVLAGTIPSQGKFRMRACQVGEDTALAHIIRMVQEAQGSKAPVQRIVDKAALVFVPVVACIALATFLLWWLIGGNSALPQAIMSAVAVLVIACPCAMGLATPTALMVGIGKAAQKQILIKDAAALESLRKVDVLVTDKTGTLTIPNKNIDFTKADNLPFEERETLKPNAREAMDELQKKGIEVYMMSGDKDEAARYWAEKAGIKHYHSKVLPQDKENLVRQLQAEGKRVAMVGDGINDTQALALADVSIAIGKGTDVAMDVAQVTLMGDDLSAIPEAIQLSRNTVRMIWENLFWAFIYNIVCIPLAAGLLYAFGIDWQITPSLASALMAFSSVSVVLNSLRLRWMK; encoded by the coding sequence ATGAAACAGACAATTCCAGTTATAGGTATGGCTTGTTCCTCCTGTTCAGCCAATATAGAGAAGAAGTTGAATACACTCAAGGGTGTTAATTCTGCTTCTGTTTCGCTACCTGGTCGTTCAGCCTTGATTGATTTCAATCCTCAGGTAATCTCACTTGAGAAGATGAAGGCTGAAATTAATGCGCTCGGATATGATTTAGTGATTGATAAGGAAACGTCGGTAGACGAGATAGAGAAGCGTGAGTATGTACTCTTAAAGCGTAAGACGGTGTTGTCATGGTTGTTTTCAATAGCTGTGATGTGTGTGTCTATGCGATGGATAGACTTAGGTTCTCGTGATATTGCTAATCAGGTTGCATTATTGATAGCCTTGGCAAACATGCTTTATTGCGGTCGCCAGTTCTATGTATCATCGTTTAGACAGTTGCTTCATGGCAGTGCAAACATGGATACATTGGTGGCTTTATCTACGGGAATCGCCTTTCTGTTCAGTACGTTTAATACGTTTTGGGGAGACGCCGTATGGATGAGTAGGGGAGTTGTATGGCACACCTACTTTGATGCTTCAGTAATGATTATCACCTTCGTGTTGACTGGTAGGCTGTTGGAAGAGAAAGCCAAAGACGGTACAGCATCCTCTATTCGTCAGATGATGGGTATGGCTCCGAAGACAGCACATATCGTTGATGGCGACAAGATAGAGGAGGTTCCAATCTCAACCATTGAGGTTGGGGATGTTTTGGAGGTTCGTCCCGGTGAGAAGGTACCTGTGGATGGTGATGTGATATGGGCAGAAAGCTTTATGACAGCTGATGCAGCCTACGTCGATGAAAGTATGATAACGGGCGAACCTACGCCTGCGGAGAAGAAAAAAGGCGCAAAGGTGTTGGCAGGAACGATACCGAGTCAGGGTAAGTTTCGTATGCGTGCTTGTCAAGTTGGTGAAGATACAGCCTTAGCACATATTATTCGAATGGTGCAAGAAGCACAAGGTTCAAAAGCACCTGTACAACGAATTGTGGATAAGGCAGCCTTAGTATTCGTCCCAGTAGTAGCTTGTATTGCTCTTGCTACCTTCCTTTTGTGGTGGTTGATAGGAGGGAATAGTGCTTTACCACAGGCTATTATGTCAGCTGTTGCCGTCTTAGTCATTGCTTGTCCATGTGCAATGGGATTGGCAACACCGACAGCTCTGATGGTTGGTATTGGCAAAGCTGCTCAGAAACAAATACTCATTAAGGATGCTGCAGCCTTAGAGAGTCTGCGCAAGGTAGATGTGTTGGTGACCGATAAGACAGGTACATTGACCATTCCGAATAAGAACATCGATTTTACAAAGGCTGATAACCTTCCTTTTGAAGAGCGTGAAACATTAAAACCTAATGCTCGTGAGGCTATGGATGAGCTACAGAAGAAGGGGATTGAGGTCTATATGATGAGTGGAGATAAGGACGAGGCGGCTCGTTATTGGGCTGAAAAGGCTGGTATAAAACACTATCATAGTAAGGTGTTACCACAAGATAAGGAGAATCTTGTTAGACAGCTGCAAGCCGAAGGGAAGCGAGTAGCAATGGTAGGTGACGGTATTAACGATACACAAGCCTTGGCTTTGGCAGATGTAAGTATTGCTATTGGTAAGGGAACGGACGTAGCTATGGATGTAGCACAGGTGACACTCATGGGAGATGACTTGTCTGCAATCCCAGAAGCAATACAGTTGAGTCGCAATACAGTACGTATGATTTGGGAGAATCTCTTCTGGGCTTTCATCTATAACATTGTTTGTATCCCATTAGCAGCAGGTTTGCTTTATGCTTTTGGCATTGATTGGCAGATTACTCCATCATTGGCAAGTGCGCTGATGGCATTCTCCAGTGTTAGTGTTGTACTTAACAGTCTTCGCTTACGGTGGATGAAATAA
- a CDS encoding heavy-metal-associated domain-containing protein encodes MKKNVYAVSGMKCVHCKANVENALKALNGVVSAEANLEDANVTVEYDESKVNPSEIKEAVDNSGRYELSL; translated from the coding sequence ATGAAAAAGAATGTTTATGCAGTAAGCGGTATGAAGTGTGTACATTGTAAGGCAAATGTTGAGAACGCCTTAAAAGCACTCAATGGTGTTGTGTCTGCTGAAGCTAATCTTGAAGATGCTAATGTCACAGTAGAATATGACGAAAGTAAGGTTAATCCTTCTGAAATCAAGGAAGCTGTAGACAACAGTGGACGCTATGAGCTGAGTTTGTAA
- a CDS encoding HU family DNA-binding protein, producing MKIKLIERRKPGTKTGPGKFYASPVNVGKKTLRDIAHDIAGRSSLTRGDIENVLANFMDCLPHYLRDGFSVQLGEFGTMRLTLSSEGAATEKAFKTETIKPRVVFTPGRELKSELSVNSYDSVRKTEEAGKDKKKKEKKEENGPVPDTV from the coding sequence ATGAAGATCAAATTGATTGAAAGAAGAAAACCAGGCACCAAGACAGGTCCTGGAAAGTTTTATGCAAGTCCTGTGAACGTGGGGAAGAAGACCTTGCGGGATATTGCGCATGACATTGCGGGGCGTTCTTCGCTGACACGTGGTGATATCGAAAACGTGCTGGCAAACTTTATGGATTGTCTGCCTCATTACCTCCGCGATGGCTTTAGCGTGCAGTTAGGAGAATTTGGCACAATGCGCCTGACACTTTCAAGCGAGGGGGCTGCAACGGAAAAGGCTTTTAAGACCGAGACGATTAAGCCGCGCGTGGTCTTTACGCCAGGAAGAGAATTAAAGAGTGAACTGTCTGTAAACTCTTACGATTCGGTGAGAAAGACAGAAGAGGCAGGGAAAGACAAGAAGAAAAAGGAAAAGAAAGAAGAAAATGGGCCTGTGCCAGACACCGTCTAA
- a CDS encoding AraC family transcriptional regulator, which produces MSTLYIKNMVCDRCKMAVSQTLQQLNLHPTKVELGEVSIEEDPSSVQLSTLRTALKELGFELLDDRRQQTIDHIKSALIRLVHYHDNQSSTNLSDYLSSELRQDYSALSKLFSEVEGKTIERYYIELRIERVKEFIRYDELTLTQIALRMNYSSVAYLSSQFKSVTGMTPSQFKGMKDNLRTSLDKL; this is translated from the coding sequence ATGAGTACACTTTATATTAAAAATATGGTTTGTGATCGCTGTAAAATGGCTGTTAGTCAAACTTTGCAGCAGCTTAATCTACACCCGACAAAGGTTGAATTAGGTGAAGTTAGTATTGAGGAAGACCCTTCTTCTGTCCAACTTTCTACCCTTCGTACAGCCCTTAAAGAGCTTGGTTTCGAACTTCTTGACGACCGTCGTCAGCAAACCATCGATCACATCAAGTCTGCTTTAATCAGACTTGTACATTACCATGATAATCAGAGTTCAACCAATCTTAGCGATTATCTTTCATCTGAACTTCGTCAGGACTATAGTGCGCTTTCAAAACTCTTCTCTGAGGTCGAAGGAAAGACTATCGAAAGATATTATATTGAGTTGCGTATAGAGCGCGTGAAAGAGTTTATTCGTTATGATGAGTTGACCTTGACGCAGATTGCTCTTCGTATGAATTACTCTTCTGTGGCTTATCTTTCCAGCCAGTTTAAGTCTGTAACCGGCATGACGCCCAGTCAATTCAAGGGGATGAAAGATAATCTTCGCACGTCCTTAGATAAACTTTAG
- a CDS encoding MATE family efflux transporter, translating to MHEHIDNYTYLTQAPVHRVIITMAIPTIISMLVTGLYNIADTFFVGKIDTQATAAVGVVFSLMFFVQAMGFFFGHGSGNYISRELGARRHENAIKMASTGFFSSFLVGVIVLILGEIFLTPLSLMLGSTPTILPYTEEYMQVILLGAPFLTSSLTLNNQMRLQGNAKFAMFGIVTGAILNVVLDPILIFTCGMGVSGAAWATVIGQAVSFVILFLMTRRGENIAIHFRNFSPSLQHYKEIFYGGSPSMMRQGLACIATMSLNLAAGAYGDSAIAAMSIVGRIAMLSFAVVIGLGQGFQPVCGFCYGAGLYDRLKEAYRFTVIIGTSFLIVICIIGWIISGSLIGVFRDDPKVIAIGVVALRWQLCAFPLNSLILASNMLAQTCRKPWRANILAAARQGLFFIPLIFILPSYFGLLGVEMCQAVSDVLSFTLTVPIVIYTFREFTREAEERKASV from the coding sequence ATGCACGAACATATAGATAACTATACTTATCTTACGCAAGCACCAGTTCATCGTGTCATTATCACGATGGCGATACCGACTATCATCTCCATGCTTGTGACAGGATTATACAATATTGCCGATACGTTTTTTGTTGGTAAGATTGATACACAAGCCACAGCAGCAGTAGGTGTTGTGTTTTCTCTGATGTTCTTTGTGCAGGCAATGGGCTTTTTCTTTGGGCATGGTTCGGGTAATTATATCTCTCGTGAGTTAGGAGCACGTCGTCATGAAAATGCGATAAAGATGGCATCAACAGGCTTTTTTAGTTCGTTTCTTGTTGGAGTAATTGTTCTTATCCTTGGCGAAATATTCCTCACTCCACTCTCCTTGATGCTTGGAAGTACACCTACCATTCTCCCTTACACGGAAGAATATATGCAAGTCATCCTACTTGGTGCACCTTTCTTGACCTCATCACTTACCTTGAACAATCAGATGCGACTGCAAGGAAATGCTAAGTTTGCTATGTTTGGAATCGTTACGGGAGCTATATTGAATGTGGTTCTTGACCCTATACTGATTTTTACGTGCGGTATGGGTGTTAGCGGAGCAGCGTGGGCAACAGTGATAGGACAGGCAGTGTCCTTCGTTATTCTTTTCTTAATGACGCGCAGAGGAGAGAATATAGCCATTCATTTTCGTAATTTCTCACCTTCATTACAGCATTATAAGGAGATATTCTATGGTGGCAGTCCTTCCATGATGAGGCAGGGATTGGCTTGTATAGCAACTATGTCATTAAACTTAGCAGCAGGTGCTTATGGCGACTCAGCTATTGCAGCGATGAGTATCGTTGGACGTATTGCAATGCTTTCCTTTGCTGTTGTCATCGGATTGGGACAGGGATTTCAGCCAGTCTGTGGCTTCTGCTATGGTGCAGGGTTATATGATAGATTAAAGGAAGCCTACAGGTTTACTGTAATAATTGGTACGAGCTTTCTTATAGTAATATGTATTATTGGCTGGATCATTAGTGGCAGTCTTATTGGAGTTTTCCGTGATGACCCGAAAGTGATTGCGATTGGAGTCGTAGCCTTACGTTGGCAGCTATGTGCCTTCCCTCTCAACTCCTTAATCTTGGCAAGTAATATGCTTGCACAGACTTGTCGTAAACCATGGCGTGCGAACATTTTGGCAGCAGCCCGACAAGGTTTGTTCTTTATTCCGCTAATATTTATTCTTCCATCTTATTTTGGACTGTTAGGTGTTGAGATGTGTCAAGCCGTCAGTGACGTGCTCTCTTTCACGCTTACAGTACCTATTGTTATTTACACCTTCCGTGAGTTTACACGTGAAGCAGAAGAAAGGAAAGCATCTGTATGA